The following proteins are encoded in a genomic region of Coregonus clupeaformis isolate EN_2021a chromosome 14, ASM2061545v1, whole genome shotgun sequence:
- the LOC121581450 gene encoding transcription factor HES-1-B-like has protein sequence MPADILEKTSPSSVAATLSSVNGNPDKPRTASEHRKSSKPIMEKRRRARINESLGQLKTLILDALKKDSSRHSKLEKADILEMTVKHLRNLQRLQMTGAISTDPSVLGKYRAGFSECMSEVTRFLSTCEEVNMEVSAQLLSHLAGCVSQINTVNYSTHRQIPTYPPHPAHPTLGQAIVQIPSASPQLNVIMPCKSGSPMNFTSEVAKLYSGLQIVSATDGQFAFLIPSTALAHMSVPNALHGNPAVAVAVSPVVSPSTADSVWRPW, from the exons ATGCCGGCTGATATTTTGGAGAAAACCTCCCCATCCTCTGTTGCAGCCACCCTGTCGAGCGTAAATGGAAATCCGGATAAACCAAGGACTGCCTCAGAGCACAGAAAG tCATCTAAGCcaattatggagaagaggagacgcgCGCGAATCAACGAAAGCCTTGGACAGCTCAAGACCCTCATACTGGACGCTCTAAAGAAAGAT AGCTCCAGGCATTCGAAGCTGGAGAAGGCGGACATCCTTGAGATGACTGTGAAGCACCTAAGGAACCTGCAGCGTCTTCAAATGACTG GTGCTATAAGCACGGATCCATCAGTCCTTGGCAAGTACAGAGCGGGATTCAGCGAGTGCATGAGTGAAGTCACCCGTTTTCTGTCCACATGTGAAGAGGTGAACATGGAGGTCAGTGCCCAACTTCTCAGCCACTTAGCCGGCTGTGTGTCACAGATCAACACCGTAAACTACTCAACTCATCGCCAGATCCCCACCTACCCTCCGCATCCAGCGCATCCAACGCTTGGCCAAGCCATTGTGCAAATCCCAAGTGCGTCGCCTCAGTTGAATGTAATCATGCCTTGCAAAAGTGGCTCGCCAATGAACTTCACATCAGAAGTGGCTAAATTATATAGTGGACTTCAGATTGTGTCAGCGACAGATGGACAATTCGCCTTTCTGATTCCAAGCACGGCCCTTGCGCATATGAGCGTGCCAAACGCGCTACATGGCAATCCAGCAGTTGCGGTGGCGGTGTCACCTGTTGTATCTCCCAGCACTGCAGACTCCGTGTGGAGACCATGGTAG